The Herbiconiux sp. SALV-R1 nucleotide sequence TCGCCAGCGCGCTGCGCGAGGCGCTGCTCGCCGGCGAGTGCGACTTCATCGTGCACTCCCTGAAAGACCTGCCGACCGCGAAGCACGAAGGCCTCGTGCTCGGTGCTATCCCGGTACGCGAAGACGCCCGCGACGCGCTGTGCAGCCGCGACGGGCTCACCCTCGACCAGCTGCCGGAGGGCGCCAGGGTGGGCACCGGGTCTCCGCGACGGGTCGCACAGCTGCTCAGCCTCCGACCCGATCTCGAGGTGGTCGACATCAGGGGCAACGTCGACACCAGACTGGCCCGCGTCGCAGACGGCGATCTCGACGCCGTGGTGCTCGCGTCGGCAGGGCTCTCGCGGCTGGGTAGGCTAGAGGCAGCATCCGAACTCTTCGCACTCGAGCTGTGGCCCACCGCGCCCGGCCAGGGCGCGCTCGCGATCGAGACCCGAGAGGGAGACAGCATTCCCGAGCTCCTCACCATCGAGCACCCCCCGACACGCACGGCCGTGCTGGCCGAGCGCGCGGTGCTCGCTGCCCTCG carries:
- the hemC gene encoding hydroxymethylbilane synthase; the encoded protein is MTRTLRAATRGSALARAQTGHVVAALEEASGVSIETIFITSEGDRSKESLSSLGGTGVFASALREALLAGECDFIVHSLKDLPTAKHEGLVLGAIPVREDARDALCSRDGLTLDQLPEGARVGTGSPRRVAQLLSLRPDLEVVDIRGNVDTRLARVADGDLDAVVLASAGLSRLGRLEAASELFALELWPTAPGQGALAIETREGDSIPELLTIEHPPTRTAVLAERAVLAALEAGCAAPVGATATVHDDELTLSATVYGPAGDVELGCERSARLLGDDQYVAALLGEAVATQLLDDGAAEFAPVGGER